A window of the Anaerolineae bacterium genome harbors these coding sequences:
- a CDS encoding NAD(P)-binding domain-containing protein — MADQQYPQELQITIIGAGHGGKAMAADLAVRGYRVCLYNRSYENIAAIDARGGITVDLEDGRQVFGHLYRVTSDMAQALAGSQLIMVVVPASAHRDVALACAAHLQDGQIVVLNPGRTGGALEFRQVLAEQNCTADVTIAEAETFIFTSRSMGPAEARIFRRKDAVPLAALPATRTAQVLDLVQEIYPSFIAAPNVLYTSLNNMGAIFHPALTLLNAGWIEATGGEFEFYIDGVTPSTARLLERLDRERVTVATAMGVRAQTAQEWLARAYSAHGEDLYEAIHDNPGYKGITAPRSLRHRYIFEDVPYSMVPIAELGRRFGVDVWGMEAMIQLACVLHGTDYRYRGRTLARMGLEGLSLTEITNLVNTGRAEANHRSSG, encoded by the coding sequence ATGGCCGATCAACAGTACCCGCAGGAACTGCAGATCACGATCATCGGGGCCGGGCACGGCGGTAAAGCGATGGCCGCCGACCTGGCCGTGCGCGGCTACCGCGTTTGCCTGTACAACCGCAGCTACGAGAACATCGCTGCCATCGACGCCCGCGGCGGGATCACGGTTGACCTGGAAGATGGCCGCCAGGTCTTCGGCCACCTGTACCGCGTCACCAGCGATATGGCCCAGGCACTGGCTGGATCGCAGCTGATCATGGTTGTCGTCCCGGCCTCGGCCCACCGCGATGTGGCTCTGGCCTGCGCCGCACACCTGCAGGACGGCCAGATCGTGGTGCTCAACCCGGGGCGCACCGGCGGCGCCCTGGAGTTCCGCCAGGTGCTGGCCGAGCAGAATTGCACCGCTGACGTGACCATTGCCGAGGCGGAGACCTTCATCTTCACCAGCCGCAGCATGGGGCCGGCGGAGGCGCGTATCTTCCGCCGCAAGGATGCCGTACCGCTGGCTGCCCTGCCTGCCACGCGGACCGCCCAGGTGCTCGATCTCGTCCAGGAGATTTACCCCAGCTTCATCGCCGCGCCGAACGTGCTCTATACCAGCCTGAACAACATGGGCGCGATCTTCCACCCCGCCCTGACCCTGCTCAATGCCGGCTGGATCGAAGCTACCGGCGGCGAATTTGAGTTCTATATCGACGGCGTGACGCCCTCAACCGCCCGCCTGCTGGAACGGCTTGACCGCGAGCGCGTGACCGTGGCTACGGCGATGGGCGTCCGGGCGCAGACCGCCCAGGAATGGCTGGCCCGCGCCTACTCCGCCCATGGTGAGGACCTCTACGAGGCCATCCACGATAACCCCGGCTATAAGGGCATCACCGCCCCGCGCTCGTTGCGCCACCGTTACATCTTCGAGGATGTGCCTTACAGCATGGTGCCCATTGCCGAGCTGGGGCGGCGCTTCGGCGTGGATGTGTGGGGCATGGAGGCTATGATCCAGCTGGCTTGTGTCCTGCATGGCACGGATTACCGTTACCGGGGCCGGACGCTGGCC
- the ychF gene encoding redox-regulated ATPase YchF, with protein MRLGIIGLPQSGKTTIFNALTGQNLPTGFSGSGQMEVHTAVVPVPDERVDFLSALYRPKKTTYATVTYKDIGGLEAGLGEGGLSGPLRNELAQVDGFVHVVRVFADDSVPHPQGSIDPARDVAILDGEFLLLDLITVERRLERLKDEWNKKPDTRRQNELETALMERLHAHLEAERPLRELALTADEIRLISGYGLLTLKPMLLLFNCGDTVIPPAELLHDDAHDPAHMISLQGRVEAEIAQLEPDDRALFLAEYGIAEPSASRVIRLSYQLLGIQSFFTVGEDEVRAWSVPVGATAVEAAGVIHTDLARGFIRAEVTAFADLRALGDMKAVKAAGKQRLEGKTYVVQDGDIITVRFNI; from the coding sequence ATGCGCTTAGGCATTATCGGCCTGCCGCAAAGCGGCAAAACAACCATCTTTAACGCCCTGACTGGCCAGAATCTGCCGACTGGCTTCAGCGGTTCCGGCCAGATGGAAGTCCATACCGCCGTCGTGCCCGTGCCCGACGAGCGAGTGGACTTCCTCAGCGCCCTTTACCGGCCCAAGAAGACCACCTATGCTACCGTGACTTACAAGGACATCGGCGGGCTGGAGGCCGGGCTGGGCGAAGGCGGGCTGAGCGGCCCGCTGCGCAACGAGCTGGCCCAGGTTGATGGCTTCGTACATGTGGTGCGGGTCTTCGCCGATGACAGCGTACCACACCCGCAGGGGAGCATCGATCCCGCCCGCGATGTGGCCATCCTGGATGGCGAGTTCCTGCTGCTGGACCTGATCACGGTGGAGCGGCGGCTGGAACGCCTGAAGGACGAGTGGAACAAGAAACCGGATACACGCCGTCAGAACGAGCTTGAGACGGCCCTGATGGAGCGCCTGCACGCCCACCTGGAGGCAGAACGCCCCCTGCGCGAGCTGGCGCTGACCGCCGATGAGATCAGGCTGATCAGCGGCTACGGCTTGCTGACGCTCAAGCCGATGCTGCTCCTCTTTAACTGCGGGGATACAGTCATCCCACCTGCTGAGTTGTTGCACGACGACGCCCACGATCCAGCCCACATGATCAGCCTGCAGGGAAGGGTTGAGGCCGAGATCGCCCAGCTTGAGCCGGACGACCGCGCCCTGTTCCTGGCAGAATATGGCATCGCCGAACCGAGCGCTTCCCGCGTGATCCGCCTGAGCTACCAGTTGCTGGGCATTCAATCCTTCTTCACCGTTGGTGAGGACGAGGTGCGGGCCTGGAGTGTGCCGGTCGGGGCGACAGCGGTGGAGGCGGCGGGTGTCATCCATACCGATCTGGCCCGCGGCTTCATCCGGGCGGAGGTCACAGCCTTTGCCGACCTGCGTGCGCTGGGTGACATGAAGGCAGTTAAGGCAGCGGGCAAGCAGCGGCTGGAAGGCAAGACCTACGTCGTTCAGGATGGTGACATTATTACAGTCCGCTTTAATATCTAG
- a CDS encoding APC family permease: MQTANARVNHFSLRRLLLGQPLQTKELPHQAVNKPIGLAVFASDAISSTAYATEEILIILSMAGVSAAVLSLSVPIAIAIAVLLIIVTISYRQTIYTYPNGGGAYIVARDNFGEVAAQVAGAALLTDYILTVAVSISSGVAQITSGFPALLPYRVELAVGFIMMMMIINLRGVKESGRIFAVPTYFFLAMMFLTLGIGFIRVLTGTLPTVTGVEVIQHDVLQPVTLFLILRAFSSGSAALTGIEAISNGITAFKEPRSHNAAVTLLWMSGILITLFLGITVMAQQIHAMPSHTETVISQIARTIHGADNILYLLTLAGTSLILLMAANTSFADFPRLAALAASDGFLPRQLTYRGGRLVFSWGIVILALLASMLVILMRANTTALIPLYAIGVFLSFTISQSGMVKHLWKMGHLKPGEKAQGLETTLEYDPHWAKKMVISAIGAVATFIVMMIFAITKFTSGAWFVIVLIPLLVLIFFRIHKHYQRVARALSMEGVRPDIRERPVQTIVLIDDVHNETTRLVNFAKSLGHPWTALHVSVNPEKTRIVRKKWEERIGEGELVVLDSPYRLLSDPIAQYVQQIRQKDPEGFIHVVMGHLAMPNFWEQALHQNSALIFNLTLSQMENVAVTIIPFQIRT; the protein is encoded by the coding sequence ATGCAAACCGCAAACGCCAGAGTCAACCACTTCTCACTTCGCCGACTGCTCCTCGGACAACCGTTGCAGACCAAGGAGCTGCCACACCAGGCGGTCAACAAGCCAATCGGGTTGGCTGTCTTCGCGTCAGACGCGATCTCATCCACCGCTTACGCCACTGAAGAAATCCTGATTATCCTGAGCATGGCCGGCGTCAGCGCCGCCGTGCTGAGCCTGTCAGTGCCCATTGCGATAGCCATCGCGGTCTTGCTGATTATCGTGACCATCTCCTACCGCCAGACGATCTACACCTATCCCAACGGCGGCGGAGCCTATATCGTCGCCCGCGACAACTTCGGCGAGGTCGCGGCCCAGGTGGCCGGGGCAGCGCTGCTGACCGATTACATCCTGACCGTCGCCGTGAGTATCTCCTCTGGCGTGGCCCAGATCACGTCGGGCTTCCCGGCGCTGCTGCCCTACCGGGTGGAACTGGCCGTCGGATTCATCATGATGATGATGATCATCAACCTGCGCGGGGTGAAGGAGAGCGGCCGCATCTTCGCTGTGCCGACCTACTTCTTCCTGGCGATGATGTTCCTGACGCTGGGCATCGGGTTTATCCGGGTCCTCACCGGCACGCTGCCTACCGTAACCGGCGTGGAGGTGATTCAACATGATGTGCTGCAGCCGGTGACGCTCTTCCTGATCCTGCGGGCGTTCTCCAGCGGTAGTGCCGCGCTGACCGGCATCGAGGCTATCTCCAACGGCATCACAGCCTTCAAGGAACCGCGCAGCCATAACGCGGCGGTCACCCTGCTGTGGATGAGCGGCATCCTGATCACGCTCTTCCTGGGCATCACCGTCATGGCCCAGCAAATCCACGCCATGCCCAGCCATACCGAGACGGTGATCTCGCAGATCGCCCGCACCATTCACGGGGCAGATAACATCCTGTACCTGCTGACACTGGCCGGGACATCGCTGATCCTGTTGATGGCAGCCAATACCAGCTTCGCTGACTTCCCACGCCTGGCCGCCCTGGCCGCCAGCGATGGCTTCCTGCCGCGCCAGCTCACTTACCGCGGTGGCCGTCTGGTCTTCTCCTGGGGTATCGTTATCCTGGCCCTGCTGGCCTCTATGCTGGTGATTTTGATGCGGGCCAATACCACCGCCCTGATCCCACTGTACGCCATCGGCGTCTTCCTCAGCTTCACCATCTCGCAGAGCGGCATGGTCAAGCACCTGTGGAAGATGGGCCACCTCAAGCCGGGCGAAAAGGCGCAGGGTCTGGAAACCACTCTGGAATACGACCCCCACTGGGCCAAGAAGATGGTCATCAGCGCCATCGGCGCGGTGGCGACCTTCATCGTGATGATGATCTTTGCCATCACCAAGTTCACCAGCGGGGCGTGGTTTGTGATCGTGCTCATCCCGCTGCTGGTCCTGATCTTCTTCCGCATCCACAAGCATTACCAGCGGGTGGCCAGGGCACTCAGCATGGAAGGTGTCCGGCCCGACATCCGTGAACGCCCCGTGCAAACGATCGTCCTGATTGACGATGTGCACAACGAGACCACCCGGCTGGTCAACTTCGCCAAGTCGCTCGGCCATCCCTGGACGGCCCTGCATGTTTCGGTCAACCCGGAAAAGACGCGCATCGTCCGCAAGAAGTGGGAGGAGCGCATCGGAGAGGGCGAGCTGGTTGTGCTGGATTCGCCCTACCGCCTGCTTTCCGACCCGATCGCGCAGTATGTGCAGCAAATCCGGCAGAAGGACCCGGAGGGCTTCATCCATGTGGTGATGGGCCACCTGGCCATGCCTAACTTCTGGGAGCAGGCGTTGCATCAGAACAGCGCCCTGATCTTCAACCTGACGCTCAGCCAGATGGAAAACGTGGCGGTGACAATCATCCCCTTCCAGATTCGGACCTAG